A single Oncorhynchus nerka isolate Pitt River linkage group LG10, Oner_Uvic_2.0, whole genome shotgun sequence DNA region contains:
- the LOC115135985 gene encoding LOW QUALITY PROTEIN: nonsense-mediated mRNA decay factor SMG8-like (The sequence of the model RefSeq protein was modified relative to this genomic sequence to represent the inferred CDS: inserted 1 base in 1 codon): protein MALPMSLGVLLESEVIEDPLYKDDGLCVLGLFGKTAMQPGSPKEFLINTLADKHIYDLFRLDETDKNSGGLIQAYYSQENRVLYLVLTSVCDNRQLLRACESLSAGIGHSDAHESWKGADKQHCLALLYLFSLCHVLLLVHPTCCFDVTYDRLFRAVDALRQKTLPLLRAAIKDSNISKEWKVNCRPCPPRLLFVFQMNGTLRSCGGNGSDPSVGNADKPKKHSPRRRLQHALEDQIYRIFRKSRVLTNQSSNCLFTVPANQAFVYVVPGPEEDPVAAVLGQLRSNCALRENDTNTSVSGPRRYQQMRHSARHPSFNVESSSLSGGQLVDCSLKEFLWQHVALVLTKKGFDDSVGRNPQPSHFELPTYSKWAQVAYRLHQVMIANTDEESAELSVKVQSQLKVLEGFLDTDAKFSENRCQKALPLAHSTYQXNLPHNYTTTVHKNQLTQALRVYSQHARGVAFQRYALQLHEDCYKFWSNGHQLCEERSLTDQHCVHKFHLLPRPGEKQEMDHNPPILNHNSRGRSTGSCNCGRKQAPREDPFAIQAANYDFYQMLEEKCCGMLERIDFPVFQPSTPDPAPACEEAPRSPEVAAPVLSSGSEPSEVEKLKESIPASHTPGESTSLSLALSLGQSTDSLGPYGDGVGGEGQEKRPGLVDRQASTVEYLPGMLHSGCPKGLLPKFSSWSLVKLGPAKAYNPHTGLEQPGFLPGSSFLLPWDVVIRSRSEDEVGLTEPLDGGPSSWPAPNKALVGKRGSTGGLGRGRRRDDVARAFVGFEYEDSRGRRFLSSGPDKVVKVLGPGGAKEPATRALNTDMPLYIPSPAQGRGLKPNYAQLARLYIVVPDAHLEITLNPQVQLGSPPCSVFHPEQTELALPPDGLWVLRFPYSYVTDRGPCYPPKDNQPLANYKVLRGILRANTASPLPPQ from the exons ATCCATTGTACAAAGATGACGGTCTCTGTGTACTTGGTTTATTCGGTAAGACTGCGATGCAACCCGGATCGCCAAAAGAGTTTCTAATCAACACGCTCGCGGACAAGCACATCTATGATCTCTTCCGACTGGATGAGACTGACAAGAACAGTGGAGGCTTGATTCAGGCATACTACAGCCAAGAAAACCGCGTATTGTATCTGGTGCTTACTTCAGTTTGTGACAACCGACAGCTTTTGCGGGCGTGTGAGTCTTTGAGTGCGGGCATCGGACACTCCGATGCGCATGAATCGTGGAAAGGGGCGGATAAACAGCATTGTTTAGCATTGCTCTATCTCTTCTCCTTGTGCCATGTCCTGCTACTGGTCCATCCTACATGCTGCTTTGATGTCACCTATGACAGATTGTTCCGTGCTGTGGATGCACTTCGTCAGAAAACTCTGCCACTACTACGTGCTGCCATTAAGGATTCCAACATATCCAAAGAATGGAAGGTGAACTGCCGCCCCTGTCCCCCACGCCTCCTATTTGTATTCCAGATGAATGGAACCCTGAGAAGCTGTGGTGGAAATGGTTCAGATCCTTCTGTGGGAAATGCTGACAAGCCCAAGAAACACTCTCCACGAAGACGCCTACAGCATGCATTGGAGGACCAGATATATCGCATTTTCCGGAAAAGTCGGGTCCTCACCAACCAGAGCAGTAATTGCTTGTTCACTGTCCCTGCTAACCAGGCATTTGTGTATGTGGTGCCAGGGCCAGAGGAGGACCCAGTGGCAGCCGTGCTGGGGCAGCTGCGCTCCAACTGCGCCCTGCGGGAAAATGACACCAACACCTCAGTATCTGGACCCAGGCGCTATCAACAAATGCGTCACTCTGCTAGACATCCATCCTTCAATGTAGAAAGCAGCAGCCTCTCAGGGGGGCAACTAGTGGACTGTAGTCTGAAGGAGTTCCTTTGGCAGCATGTTGCGCTGGTGTTGACCAAGAAAGGCTTTGACGACAGCGTCGGTCGCAATCCACAGCCTTCCCATTTTGAGCTTCCAACTTACTCCAAGTGGGCCCAAGTGGCCTACAGGCTGCATCAGGTTATGATAGCCAACACAGATGAGGAAAGTGCTGAGCTATCCGTAAAAGTGCAGAGTCAGCTTAAAGTGTTGGAGGGTTTCCTGGACACGGATGCCAAGTTCTCTGAGAACCGCTGTCAGAAAGCCCTGCCGCTGGCACATAGCACCTACC TCAACCTTCCCCATAACTATACCACCACGGTGCACAAAAACCAACTGACACAAGCACTTCGGGTCTATAGTCAGCATGCACGTGGCGTAGCTTTTCAGCGCTATGCCTTGCAGTTGCATGAGGACTGCTACAAGTTCTGGAGTAATGGGCATCAGCTATGTGAAGAGCGCAGTCTGACGGACCAACACTGTGTGCACAAGTTTCACCTGCTGCCTCGGCCAG GTGAGAAGCAAGAGATGGACCACAACCCGCCCATCCTCAACCACAACAGCAGGGGGCGTTCCACTGGCTCGTGTAACTGTGGCCGGAAGCAAGCCCCTCGTGAGGACCCCTTTGCCATCCAAGCTGCCAACTATGACTTCTACCAA ATGCTTGAAGAGAAATGCTGCGGGATGCTGGAGAGGATCGACTTTCCTGTTTTCCAGCCGAGCACCCCAGATCCAGCCCCAGCCTGCGAAGAAGCACCCAGGTCCCCTGAGGTGGCAGCCCCAGTCCTGTCGTCAGGGTCAGAGCCATCAGAGGTGGAGAAGCTGAAGGAGAGTATACCAGCATCCCACACCCCTGGGGAGAGCACCAGCCTCAGCCTGGCCCTCAGCCTGGGTCAGTCCACTGACAGCCTGGGGCCCTATGGAGACGGAGTGGGAGGCGAGGGCCAGGAGAAGAGGCCCGGCCTGGTAGACCGCCAGGCCTCCACCGTGGAGTACCTCCCAGGCATGCTCCACTCAGGCTGCCCCAAAGGCCTGCTGCCCAAGTTCTCTAGCTGGTCGCTGGTCAAGCTGGGCCCCGCCAAGGCCTACAACCCCCACACTGGCCTGGAGCAGCCAGGCTTCCTGCCTGGCTCCTCCTTTCTCCTGCCCTGGGACGTAGTGATTCGCTCCCGCTCTGAAGATGAAGTGGGCCTAACTGAGCCCCTGGATGGGGGACCCTCTTCCTGGCCGGCCCCCAACAAAGCCCTAGTGGGAAAGCGGGGGAGCACAGGGGGCCTTGGTAGGGGACGCAGGCGAGATGACGTGGCCCGGGCCTTCGTGGGCTTTGAGTACGAGGACAGTAGGGGTCGGCGTTTCCTTAGCTCAGGGCCTGATAAAGTGGTGAAGGTGCTGGGTCCTGGAGGGGCAAAAGAGCCGGCCACCAGGGCCCTGAACACAGACATGCCCCTGTACATCCCTTCTCCAGCCCAGGGGCGCGGCCTGAAACCCAACTATGCCCAGCTGGCGCGTCTCTACATTGTTGTACCTGACGCCCACCTGGAGATAACACTTAACCCACAG GTCCAACTGGGCTCTCCACCCTGTTCAGTGTTCCATCCAGAGCAGACGGAGCTGGCGCTGCCCCCTGATGGCCTGTGGGTCCTACGTTTCCCTTACTCCTACGTCACAGACCGTGGCCCATGTTACCCACCTAAAGACAATCAGCCCCTGGCCAACTACAAGGTCCTCAGAGGCATCTTGCGTGCCAACACTGCCAGCCCCCTTCCACCACAGTAA